One window of the Salminus brasiliensis chromosome 1, fSalBra1.hap2, whole genome shotgun sequence genome contains the following:
- the dnajc25 gene encoding dnaJ homolog subfamily C member 25 yields the protein MAASISGSVCVGVLGVLLFISAVWVPPAAALIEGLYCGTQICYDVLGVSRDASKAEIGRAYRQLARKYHPDRYQGEEGAESGQQKFLLIATAYETLKDEESRRDYDYMLDHPEEYYSHYYTYYRRRLAPKVDVRIVILVTVCAISIFQYYSWWSSYTEAINYLTTVPKYRIQATELAKQQGLLNRTKEKGKNRRSKEEIREEEEEIIRDIIKNKIDIKGGYQKPNISDILLCKIILFPYYLCAYVAWYCSWVYRFSIRGEEYGEEEKLYIIRKNMKMSQAQFDSLEDHLKQTFLERQLWVKENYEVYKEEQEEEMKMKMAMDPRWKRYRRWMKSEGPGRITFIDD from the exons ATGGCTGCTTCCATATCGGGCTCGGTGTGTGTCGGTGTTCTGGGGGTCCTGCTCTTTATCTCGGCCGTCTGGGTCCCACCCGCGGCCGCCCTCATTGAAGGCCTGTACTGCGGGACCCAGATCTGCTACGACGTGCTGGGCGTGAGCAGGGACGCGAGCAAAGCGGAGATCGGGCGCGCGTATCGGCAGCTGGCCAGGAAATATCACCCTGACCGGTACCAGGGCGAGGAGGGCGCGGAGAGCGGCCAGCAGAAGTTCCTGCTCATCGCCACGGCCTACGAGACCCTAAAG GATGAAGAATCACGCAGGGACTATGACTACATGCTGGATCACCCAGAGGAATACTACAGCcactactacacctactacaGGAGAAGGCTGGCTCCCAAAGTGGACGTCCGGATAGTCATACTCGTAACCGTCTGTGCCATTTCTATTTTTCAG TATTACAGCTGGTGGAGCAGCTATACCGAAGCTATCAACTATCTCACCACCGTCCCCAAGTATCGCATCCAGGCGACCGAGCTGGCTAAGCAGCAAGGCCTGTTAAACCGCACCAAAGAGAAGGGCAAGAACCGGCGCTCCAAAGAGGAGATCcgcgaggaagaggaggagatcATCCGAGACATCATCAAGAACAAGATAGACATCAAAGGAGGCTACCAGAAGCCCAACATCTCCGACATCCTCCTGTGTAAGATCATCCTGTTCCCGTACTACCTCTGCGCCTACGTGGCATGGTACTGTTCGTGGGTATATCGCTTCAGCATTCGGGGCGAGGAGTACGGAGAAGAGGAGAAGCTCTACATCATCCGCAAGAACATGAAGATGTCGCAGGCTCAGTTCGACAGCCTGGAAGACCACCTTAAACAAACCTTCCTGGAGCGGCAGCTGTGGGTTAAGGAAAACTATGAG GTGTACAAagaagagcaggaggaggagatgaagatgaagatggcCATGGACCCACGTTGGAAGCGCTACAGGCGATGGATGAAGAGCGAAGGGCCTGGTCGCATCACCTTCATCGACGATTGA
- the ythdc1 gene encoding YTH domain-containing protein 1 isoform X2: protein MAVDRRDDKDGELNVLEDILTDAPDQDDELYNPESEHGINEKKGSKRKNDRGDSHDTKRLRSTGHSTRQPVKRSAPSTGANGKKMTSLRGRHPPDDFYDERKNHSGRSTTSRADLSKGHSEKPLNRSRDQQRRIKPLMPELNEKLRRTSEGSIGRASHSSKEEEEEARSEEYASEQETGSSVGSSEGNRSEDEDVMEEEEEGEKDDEEDEEEEEVEDEEVEEEEEYELEEGDQREGNEQNDYDTRSEASDSQSESVSFSDGESVHSGSGSDASGSEKKHEKLPSSVRAVRKDQTSKLKYILREARFFLIKSNNHENVSLAKAKGVWSTLPVNERKLNAAFRSARSVILIFSVRESGKFQGFARLSSESHHGGSPIHWVLPAGMNAKMLGGVFKIDWICRRELPFTKTAHLSNPWNEHKPVKIGRDGQEIEPECGMQLCMLFPPDESIDLYQVIHKMRHKRRMHSEPRSRGRPPHREPAPRDPGRRRPEEYDMHNRKRPRIDYPPEFPQRPGFMQDPRNPPVDRRFSGVRRDVFLNGSYNDYMREFHHNIGPPPPWQGMAPYPGMEQPPHHPYYQHHPPPPQAHPPYSGHHPMPHDARFREKRVVRSFSSSLHDYDMRVDDFLRRTQAVVSGRRSRPRERERQRERDRPRDARRDRERERGRERDRERDRLRDREREKERGRYRR, encoded by the exons ATGGCCGTCGACAGACGAGACGACAAAG ATGGAGAACTTAATGTCCTTGAAGACATACTAACTGATGCGCCAGACCAAGATGACGAGCTGTACAACCCTGAAAGTGAACATGGCATCAATGAAAAGAAag gGTCCAAAAGGAAGAACGATCGCGGGGATAGCCACGACACTAAGCGGCTTCGGTCTACAGGCCATTCGACCAGGCAGCCAGTTAAAAGGTCAGCCCCTTCCACAGGAGCCAACGGTAAAAAGATGACCAGTCTGAGAGGAAGACACCCACCAGATGACTTCTACGATGAACGGAAGAATCATTCTGGAAGAAGTACGACGTCCAGGGCTGACCTGTCTAaagggcacagtgagaaaccCCTGAACCGGAGCAGAGACCAACAGAGGAGGATCAAACCACTAATGCCAGAGCTGAATGAG AAGCTGCGCAGGACCAGCGAGGGTAGCATCGGTAGGGCCAGTCACTCATctaaagaagaagaggaggaagccCGATCAGAGGAGTATGCATCAGAACAGGAGACTGGCAGCTCTGTGGGCTCCTCTGAGGGCAACCGTTCTGAGGATGAGGATGTtatggaggaggaagaggaaggagaAAAGGATGATGAGgaagacgaggaggaggaggaagtggAAGACGAggaagtggaggaggaggaggagtacgAGCTGGAGGAAGGCGACCAGCGGGAAGGGAACGAACAGAACGACTATGACACCCGCAGTGAAGCCAGTGACTCGCAGTCTGAGTCGGTCTCTTTCTCTGACGGGGAGAGTGTACATTCCGGATCAGGCTCTGACGCCTCAG GGTCTGAGAAGAAGCACGAGAAACTGCCCTCCTCAGTCCGCGCTGTGAGGAAAG ATCAAACTAGCAAGCTGAAGTACATCCTCAGAGAAGCCAGGTTCTTCCTGATAAAGAGCAACAACCATGAGAATGTTTCTTTGGCTAAAGCAAAG GGAGTGTGGTCCACCCTACCTGTGAACGAGAGGAAGCTGAATGCGGCATTTCGCTCTGCAAGAAGCGTCATTCTCATCTTTTCTGTAAGAGAGAGCGGCAAGTTTCAAG GTTTTGCTCGGCTTTCATCCGAGTCTCACCACGGAGGTTCGCCCATCCACTGGGTTCTGCCTGCAGGCATGAATGCCAAGATGCTTGGAGGAGTCTTCAAAATTGACTGGATCTGCAG GCGAGAGTTACCATTCACAAAAACAGCGCACCTTTCCAACCCCTGGAATGAGCACAAGCCTGTAAAGATTGGACGTGATGGACAG GAGATCGAGCCGGAGTGCGGGATGCAGCTGTGCATGCTCTTCCCTCCAGACGAGAGCATTGACTTGTATCAGGTTATTCACAAAATGCGCCACAAGAGGAGGATGCATTCGGAGCCTCGCTCCCGGGGCCGCCCCCCGCACAGAGAGCCCGCCCCCCGAGACCCGGGAAG GCGTCGCCCAGAGGAATATGACATGCACAACAGGAAGCGGCCCAGGATTGACTATCCTCCTGAGTTCCCCCAGAGACCAG GTTTTATGCAAGACCCTCGCAATCCACCTGTGGACAG GCGCTTTTCTGGAGTAAGGAGAGATGTGTTCCTCAATGGG TCTTATAATGATTACATGCGAGAATTCCATCACAACATTGGTCCTCCACCACCATGGCAAGGAATG GCACCATATCCAGGAATGGAGCAACCGCCACATCACCCCTATTACCAGCACCATCCTCCACCACCCCAGGCCCACCCTCCCTACTCTGGTCATCATCCCATGCCTCACGATGCTCGCTTCAGAGAGAAGAGGGTCGTCCGCTCGTTCTCTTCCAGTCTG CACGATTACGATATGCGTGTGGATGACTTCCTGAGGCGTACCCAAGCGGTGGTAAGTGGCCGCAGAAGTCGCCCGAGAGAGCGCGAGCGCCAGAGGGAACGGGACCGGCCACGGGATGCCCGGAGAGACCGAGAGAGGGAACGCGGGCGCGAGAGGGACCGCGAGCGAGACCGCCTCAGAGACCGTGAGAGGGAGAAGGAAAGGGGTCGATATCGCAGATAG
- the ythdc1 gene encoding YTH domain-containing protein 1 isoform X1, translated as MAVDRRDDKDGELNVLEDILTDAPDQDDELYNPESEHGINEKKGSKRKNDRGDSHDTKRLRSTGHSTRQPVKRSAPSTGANGKKMTSLRGRHPPDDFYDERKNHSGRSTTSRADLSKGHSEKPLNRSRDQQRRIKPLMPELNEKLRRTSEGSIGRASHSSKEEEEEARSEEYASEQETGSSVGSSEGNRSEDEDVMEEEEEGEKDDEEDEEEEEVEDEEVEEEEEYELEEGDQREGNEQNDYDTRSEASDSQSESVSFSDGESVHSGSGSDASDEERKEKKHARGISPIVFDRSGSSASESYTGSEKKHEKLPSSVRAVRKDQTSKLKYILREARFFLIKSNNHENVSLAKAKGVWSTLPVNERKLNAAFRSARSVILIFSVRESGKFQGFARLSSESHHGGSPIHWVLPAGMNAKMLGGVFKIDWICRRELPFTKTAHLSNPWNEHKPVKIGRDGQEIEPECGMQLCMLFPPDESIDLYQVIHKMRHKRRMHSEPRSRGRPPHREPAPRDPGRRRPEEYDMHNRKRPRIDYPPEFPQRPGFMQDPRNPPVDRRFSGVRRDVFLNGSYNDYMREFHHNIGPPPPWQGMAPYPGMEQPPHHPYYQHHPPPPQAHPPYSGHHPMPHDARFREKRVVRSFSSSLHDYDMRVDDFLRRTQAVVSGRRSRPRERERQRERDRPRDARRDRERERGRERDRERDRLRDREREKERGRYRR; from the exons ATGGCCGTCGACAGACGAGACGACAAAG ATGGAGAACTTAATGTCCTTGAAGACATACTAACTGATGCGCCAGACCAAGATGACGAGCTGTACAACCCTGAAAGTGAACATGGCATCAATGAAAAGAAag gGTCCAAAAGGAAGAACGATCGCGGGGATAGCCACGACACTAAGCGGCTTCGGTCTACAGGCCATTCGACCAGGCAGCCAGTTAAAAGGTCAGCCCCTTCCACAGGAGCCAACGGTAAAAAGATGACCAGTCTGAGAGGAAGACACCCACCAGATGACTTCTACGATGAACGGAAGAATCATTCTGGAAGAAGTACGACGTCCAGGGCTGACCTGTCTAaagggcacagtgagaaaccCCTGAACCGGAGCAGAGACCAACAGAGGAGGATCAAACCACTAATGCCAGAGCTGAATGAG AAGCTGCGCAGGACCAGCGAGGGTAGCATCGGTAGGGCCAGTCACTCATctaaagaagaagaggaggaagccCGATCAGAGGAGTATGCATCAGAACAGGAGACTGGCAGCTCTGTGGGCTCCTCTGAGGGCAACCGTTCTGAGGATGAGGATGTtatggaggaggaagaggaaggagaAAAGGATGATGAGgaagacgaggaggaggaggaagtggAAGACGAggaagtggaggaggaggaggagtacgAGCTGGAGGAAGGCGACCAGCGGGAAGGGAACGAACAGAACGACTATGACACCCGCAGTGAAGCCAGTGACTCGCAGTCTGAGTCGGTCTCTTTCTCTGACGGGGAGAGTGTACATTCCGGATCAGGCTCTGACGCCTCAG AtgaggaaagaaaagagaagaagcaCGCTAGAGGGATATCACCAATCGTTTTTGATAGAAGTGGAAGCTCAGCTTCAGAATCATACACAG GGTCTGAGAAGAAGCACGAGAAACTGCCCTCCTCAGTCCGCGCTGTGAGGAAAG ATCAAACTAGCAAGCTGAAGTACATCCTCAGAGAAGCCAGGTTCTTCCTGATAAAGAGCAACAACCATGAGAATGTTTCTTTGGCTAAAGCAAAG GGAGTGTGGTCCACCCTACCTGTGAACGAGAGGAAGCTGAATGCGGCATTTCGCTCTGCAAGAAGCGTCATTCTCATCTTTTCTGTAAGAGAGAGCGGCAAGTTTCAAG GTTTTGCTCGGCTTTCATCCGAGTCTCACCACGGAGGTTCGCCCATCCACTGGGTTCTGCCTGCAGGCATGAATGCCAAGATGCTTGGAGGAGTCTTCAAAATTGACTGGATCTGCAG GCGAGAGTTACCATTCACAAAAACAGCGCACCTTTCCAACCCCTGGAATGAGCACAAGCCTGTAAAGATTGGACGTGATGGACAG GAGATCGAGCCGGAGTGCGGGATGCAGCTGTGCATGCTCTTCCCTCCAGACGAGAGCATTGACTTGTATCAGGTTATTCACAAAATGCGCCACAAGAGGAGGATGCATTCGGAGCCTCGCTCCCGGGGCCGCCCCCCGCACAGAGAGCCCGCCCCCCGAGACCCGGGAAG GCGTCGCCCAGAGGAATATGACATGCACAACAGGAAGCGGCCCAGGATTGACTATCCTCCTGAGTTCCCCCAGAGACCAG GTTTTATGCAAGACCCTCGCAATCCACCTGTGGACAG GCGCTTTTCTGGAGTAAGGAGAGATGTGTTCCTCAATGGG TCTTATAATGATTACATGCGAGAATTCCATCACAACATTGGTCCTCCACCACCATGGCAAGGAATG GCACCATATCCAGGAATGGAGCAACCGCCACATCACCCCTATTACCAGCACCATCCTCCACCACCCCAGGCCCACCCTCCCTACTCTGGTCATCATCCCATGCCTCACGATGCTCGCTTCAGAGAGAAGAGGGTCGTCCGCTCGTTCTCTTCCAGTCTG CACGATTACGATATGCGTGTGGATGACTTCCTGAGGCGTACCCAAGCGGTGGTAAGTGGCCGCAGAAGTCGCCCGAGAGAGCGCGAGCGCCAGAGGGAACGGGACCGGCCACGGGATGCCCGGAGAGACCGAGAGAGGGAACGCGGGCGCGAGAGGGACCGCGAGCGAGACCGCCTCAGAGACCGTGAGAGGGAGAAGGAAAGGGGTCGATATCGCAGATAG